A section of the Streptomyces sp. NBC_01591 genome encodes:
- a CDS encoding sigma factor-like helix-turn-helix DNA-binding protein, whose translation MRERQSGRERRRAQEFEIFVAGAAGRLLHTATLLTAEPMRPPGANPRAQRLLMAALASTYAQWERLRGEDPYDRTRRELAVRFAHEVWRHHRPRGGLLDALTPLERLVLVLWLYEGVAEEQAAALLGLPVERVRAICNRSVATMRGTRRPTARRGTTGPLGVAR comes from the coding sequence GTGCGAGAGCGCCAGTCGGGCCGGGAGCGGCGCCGCGCCCAGGAGTTCGAGATCTTCGTCGCGGGCGCGGCCGGCCGTCTGCTGCACACCGCCACGCTGCTCACCGCCGAGCCCATGCGGCCACCGGGAGCGAACCCCAGGGCCCAGCGGCTGCTCATGGCCGCGCTGGCAAGCACGTACGCACAGTGGGAACGGCTGCGCGGCGAGGACCCGTACGACCGCACCCGGCGCGAGCTCGCCGTCCGGTTCGCCCACGAGGTCTGGCGGCACCACCGGCCGCGCGGCGGGCTGCTGGACGCGCTGACGCCCTTGGAACGCCTCGTCCTCGTACTGTGGCTGTACGAGGGGGTCGCGGAGGAGCAGGCCGCGGCGCTGCTCGGCCTTCCGGTGGAGCGGGTGCGGGCGATCTGCAACCGCTCGGTGGCCACGATGCGCGGCACCCGTCGGCCCACGGCGCGGCGGGGCACGACGGGTCCGCTGGGGGTCGCGCGGTGA
- a CDS encoding MarR family winged helix-turn-helix transcriptional regulator codes for MPPQDMTTAASPSGGAAPEPTGSDHVLDALQHQVAVFARRAEQTRLGGVGQVRNSMDRAAYLLLNRLDREGPMGVKALAAGMGIDSSTVTRQVAPLVDTGLVKRTSHPEDGRAVVLQLSPRGQARLDEVRSSRRELMTQVTDSWTAEERETFCALLTRFNTSLAARQASHQAPPAG; via the coding sequence ATGCCCCCTCAGGACATGACGACAGCTGCGTCTCCTTCCGGGGGCGCCGCCCCCGAACCCACGGGTTCCGACCACGTCCTCGACGCTCTGCAGCATCAGGTCGCGGTATTCGCCCGCCGTGCCGAGCAGACCCGCCTCGGCGGTGTCGGCCAGGTGCGCAATTCCATGGACCGGGCCGCCTATCTGCTGCTCAACAGGCTGGACCGGGAAGGCCCGATGGGCGTCAAGGCGCTCGCCGCGGGCATGGGGATCGACTCCTCGACCGTGACCCGGCAGGTCGCACCGCTCGTCGACACCGGACTGGTCAAGCGCACCTCGCACCCCGAGGACGGCCGGGCCGTCGTGCTCCAGTTGTCGCCGCGCGGCCAGGCACGGCTGGACGAGGTCCGCAGCTCCCGGCGCGAGCTCATGACGCAGGTGACGGACAGCTGGACGGCCGAGGAGCGCGAGACCTTCTGCGCGCTGCTCACCCGGTTCAACACCTCGCTGGCCGCACGCCAGGCCTCGCACCAGGCGCCTCCGGCCGGCTGA
- the ilvA gene encoding threonine ammonia-lyase produces MNFRATGHFPPLILDDIRGAQKMLSGVARMTAMEGSRHLTELVGAPVHFKCENLQRTGSFKLRGAYVRISGLSPVERAAGVVAASAGNHAQGVALASALLGVRSTVFMPVGAPLPKVAATRQYGAEVRLHGHVVDETLAAAQEYAQETGAVFIHPFDHPDIIAGQGTVGLEILEQCPEVRTIVVGIGGGGLAAGIAVAVKAVRPDVRIVGVQAAGAACYPPSLAVGHPVSIGSLNTMADGIKVGRPGDVPFELVRELVDEVRTVSEDELSSALLLCLERAKLVVEPAGASPVAALLSDPKSFRGPVVALLSGGNVDPLLMQRILTHGMVAAGRYLSLRLRLADRPGALATLLGVLSVVDANVLDIGHVRTDPRLGLTEVEVELQLETKGPEHCEEVSAALRDAGYLVMS; encoded by the coding sequence ATGAACTTCCGCGCGACCGGCCATTTTCCTCCGCTGATCCTCGACGACATCCGCGGGGCGCAGAAGATGCTCTCCGGCGTGGCCAGGATGACCGCCATGGAAGGCAGCCGCCACCTGACCGAGCTCGTGGGCGCGCCGGTCCATTTCAAGTGCGAGAACCTGCAGCGGACCGGCTCGTTCAAACTGCGTGGTGCGTATGTACGGATCTCCGGCCTGTCCCCGGTGGAGCGGGCGGCCGGAGTCGTCGCCGCGAGCGCCGGAAACCATGCGCAGGGTGTCGCACTCGCGTCTGCGTTGCTCGGCGTACGGTCGACGGTCTTCATGCCGGTCGGGGCGCCGCTGCCGAAGGTGGCCGCCACCCGCCAGTACGGGGCGGAGGTCCGGCTGCACGGGCATGTCGTGGACGAGACGCTGGCCGCCGCGCAGGAGTACGCGCAGGAGACCGGTGCGGTCTTCATCCACCCCTTCGACCACCCGGACATCATCGCCGGGCAGGGCACGGTGGGCCTGGAGATCCTCGAACAGTGCCCCGAGGTGCGCACCATCGTGGTGGGGATCGGCGGCGGTGGTCTCGCGGCGGGCATCGCGGTGGCGGTCAAGGCGGTCCGGCCCGATGTGCGGATCGTCGGGGTGCAGGCGGCGGGCGCGGCCTGCTATCCGCCTTCGCTGGCCGTGGGGCATCCGGTGTCGATCGGCTCGCTGAACACGATGGCGGACGGCATCAAGGTGGGGCGCCCCGGCGATGTGCCGTTCGAGCTGGTCAGGGAGTTGGTCGACGAGGTCCGTACGGTCTCCGAGGACGAGCTGTCCAGTGCGCTGCTGCTCTGTCTGGAGCGGGCGAAGCTGGTGGTGGAGCCGGCCGGGGCGAGCCCGGTCGCGGCGTTGCTGAGCGATCCGAAGTCGTTCCGCGGGCCGGTGGTCGCGCTGCTCTCGGGCGGCAACGTGGACCCGCTGCTGATGCAGCGCATCCTGACCCACGGCATGGTGGCGGCCGGCCGCTATCTCAGCCTGCGGCTGCGGCTGGCCGACCGCCCGGGTGCGCTGGCCACTCTGCTGGGTGTGCTCTCGGTGGTCGACGCGAACGTACTCGACATCGGTCATGTACGGACCGATCCCCGGCTCGGGCTCACCGAGGTCGAGGTGGAGCTGCAGCTGGAGACGAAGGGGCCGGAGCACTGCGAGGAGGTCTCGGCGGCGCTGCGGGACGCGGGCTATCTGGTGATGAGCTGA
- a CDS encoding ATP-binding cassette domain-containing protein, translated as MPGAIHAEGLVKTFGDVRALGGVDLDVPEGTVLGLLGPNGAGKTTAVRVLTTLLRPDSGRAVVAGIDVLKKPNEVRRSIGLSGQFAAVDEYLTGRENLQMVGQLYQMTARDAKARAGELLERFNLADAADRTAKTYSGGMRRRLDLAAALVVSPPVMFMDEPTTGLDPRNRQQLWEVIEELVAGGTTLLLTTQYLEEADHLAHEICVIDHGLVIARGTSDELKARTGGERVEVVVHQRDQIAPARAVLAQVGKGEVTVAEHMRKLTVPVLGGAKLLAEVIRDLDARGVEIDDIGLRRPTLDDVFLSLTGHAAGTQNADGNGDGSSEGNGDGNGDATGAGPAGGALAGTEAVK; from the coding sequence ATGCCAGGCGCCATCCATGCCGAAGGTCTGGTGAAGACCTTCGGCGATGTACGAGCACTCGGCGGTGTCGATCTCGATGTGCCGGAAGGCACCGTCCTCGGACTTCTCGGCCCCAACGGCGCAGGCAAGACGACCGCCGTGCGCGTCCTCACCACCCTGCTCAGGCCCGACAGCGGCAGGGCCGTCGTCGCGGGCATCGACGTACTGAAGAAACCCAATGAGGTACGCAGGTCGATCGGCCTCTCCGGCCAGTTCGCCGCGGTCGACGAGTATCTGACCGGCCGTGAGAACCTCCAGATGGTCGGCCAGCTCTACCAGATGACCGCACGGGACGCGAAGGCCAGGGCGGGGGAGCTGCTGGAGCGGTTCAACCTCGCCGACGCGGCCGACCGCACGGCCAAGACGTACTCCGGAGGCATGCGCCGCCGCCTCGACCTCGCGGCGGCGCTCGTCGTCTCCCCGCCGGTCATGTTCATGGACGAGCCGACCACCGGCCTCGACCCGCGCAACCGGCAGCAGCTCTGGGAGGTCATCGAGGAGCTCGTCGCGGGCGGCACGACGCTGCTGCTCACCACGCAGTATCTGGAGGAGGCCGACCATCTGGCCCATGAGATCTGCGTGATCGACCACGGCCTGGTCATCGCCCGCGGCACCTCCGACGAGCTCAAGGCCCGCACCGGCGGCGAACGCGTCGAGGTCGTGGTGCACCAGCGCGACCAGATCGCCCCGGCCCGCGCCGTGCTCGCACAGGTCGGCAAGGGCGAGGTCACCGTCGCCGAGCACATGCGCAAGCTGACCGTCCCGGTCCTCGGCGGGGCCAAGCTGCTGGCCGAGGTCATCCGCGACCTCGACGCCCGCGGCGTGGAGATCGACGACATCGGCCTGCGCCGCCCCACCCTCGACGACGTCTTCCTCTCGCTGACCGGACACGCCGCCGGGACGCAGAACGCAGACGGGAACGGAGACGGGAGCAGCGAAGGGAACGGCGACGGGAACGGAGACGCGACCGGGGCCGGCCCGGCCGGCGGCGCCCTGGCGGGGACGGAGGCGGTCAAGTGA
- a CDS encoding ABC transporter permease, whose product MRDSLVIARRNLIRMARIPEMIIFGLIQPIMFVVLFSYVFGGSMMIGGSTSPADYRNFLMAGIFAQTVTFATAGAGAGIADDMHKGLIDRFRSLPMARGAVLTGRTLADLVQTTLTLLVLAVVALLVGWRTHENIGKVLGGFALLLLLGYAFSWIGALIGLSVRTPEAATSGGLIWLFPVTFISNAFVPTENMAGWLQPIAEWNPFSATVQACRVLFGNPGVSPSDAWPMVHPVWASLIWSLLILVVFRTLAVRKYRQVAV is encoded by the coding sequence ATGCGCGACTCGCTCGTCATCGCCCGCCGGAACCTCATCCGCATGGCCCGGATCCCCGAGATGATCATCTTCGGGCTCATCCAGCCGATCATGTTCGTCGTGCTGTTCAGCTACGTCTTCGGCGGTTCGATGATGATCGGCGGCTCCACCAGCCCCGCCGACTACCGGAACTTCCTGATGGCCGGCATCTTCGCGCAGACCGTCACCTTCGCCACCGCCGGTGCCGGCGCGGGCATCGCCGACGACATGCACAAGGGCCTCATCGACCGGTTCCGCTCGCTGCCCATGGCGCGCGGCGCGGTCCTCACCGGCCGCACGCTCGCGGACCTCGTCCAGACGACGCTGACCCTGCTGGTCCTCGCCGTCGTCGCCCTGCTGGTCGGCTGGCGCACCCACGAGAACATCGGCAAGGTGCTCGGCGGCTTCGCGCTGCTGCTTCTGCTGGGGTACGCCTTCTCCTGGATCGGGGCGCTGATCGGCCTCTCGGTCCGCACCCCCGAGGCGGCCACCTCCGGCGGGCTGATCTGGCTCTTCCCGGTCACGTTCATCTCGAATGCCTTCGTGCCCACCGAGAACATGGCGGGCTGGCTCCAGCCGATCGCCGAATGGAATCCGTTCAGCGCCACCGTCCAGGCCTGCCGGGTGCTCTTCGGTAACCCGGGCGTGTCGCCGTCGGACGCCTGGCCGATGGTGCACCCGGTCTGGGCGTCGCTGATCTGGTCGCTGCTGATCCTGGTGGTCTTCCGCACCCTGGCGGTGCGCAAGTACCGGCAGGTGGCGGTCTGA
- the greA gene encoding transcription elongation factor GreA: MTQTSENVTWLTPEAYNQLKAELEYLSGPARTEIAVKIAAAREEGDLRENGGYHAAKEEQGKMELRVRQLTQLLEHAKVGESPADDGVVEPGMVVTISFDGDPDDTMTFLLASREYASSDIETYSPQSPLGTGVNGKRMGDDAEYELPNGKTATVKILAAKPYTG; the protein is encoded by the coding sequence GTGACCCAGACCAGTGAAAACGTCACCTGGCTCACGCCGGAGGCGTACAACCAGCTCAAGGCCGAGCTGGAGTACCTGTCTGGTCCCGCGCGCACGGAGATCGCCGTAAAGATCGCGGCGGCCCGTGAGGAGGGCGACCTGCGCGAGAACGGCGGGTACCACGCGGCCAAGGAGGAGCAGGGCAAGATGGAGCTCCGGGTGCGCCAGCTCACCCAGCTCCTGGAGCACGCGAAGGTCGGCGAGTCGCCGGCCGACGACGGCGTGGTCGAGCCCGGCATGGTCGTGACGATCTCCTTCGACGGCGACCCGGACGACACGATGACCTTCCTGCTCGCCTCCCGCGAGTACGCCAGCTCGGACATCGAGACGTACTCCCCGCAGTCACCGCTCGGCACCGGCGTGAACGGCAAGCGGATGGGCGACGACGCCGAGTACGAGCTGCCGAACGGCAAGACGGCCACCGTGAAGATCCTCGCGGCGAAGCCGTACACCGGCTGA
- a CDS encoding DUF4307 domain-containing protein has product MTAVREALPENRYGRSADQRADRKLKIIGSALGVVLLGVVGWIGYDYVSGQGISAEVIKRQVVSDQRVDIHLEVRKDKDAKGYCTLRAQHENGSDVARKDFRFDERTDRIDRVLSLRTTSRATSVELLGCTTDGGASH; this is encoded by the coding sequence ATGACGGCGGTGCGCGAGGCGCTTCCGGAGAACCGCTACGGCCGCTCCGCGGACCAGCGAGCGGACCGCAAGCTCAAGATCATCGGCTCTGCGCTGGGCGTCGTCCTCCTCGGCGTGGTCGGCTGGATCGGCTACGACTACGTCAGCGGCCAGGGCATCAGCGCCGAGGTGATCAAGCGCCAGGTCGTCTCGGACCAGCGGGTCGACATCCACCTCGAAGTGCGCAAGGACAAGGACGCCAAGGGCTACTGCACCCTGCGCGCGCAGCACGAGAACGGCAGCGACGTGGCCCGCAAGGACTTCCGCTTCGACGAGCGCACCGACCGGATCGACCGCGTCCTGTCGCTGCGTACGACGTCCAGGGCCACCAGCGTCGAGCTGCTGGGCTGCACCACCGACGGCGGGGCGTCGCATTGA
- the mca gene encoding mycothiol conjugate amidase Mca, giving the protein MTEQLRLMAVHAHPDDESSKGAATMAKYVSEGVDVLVVTCTGGERGSILNPKLQGDAYIEENIHEVRKKEMDEAREILGVEQEWLGFVDSGLPEGDPLPPLPEGCFALEDEEKAAGRLVRSIRAFRPQVITTYDENGGYPHPDHIMTHKITMIAFDGAADTEQYPESEFGPAWQPQKLYYNQGFNRPRTVALHEALLSRGLESPYGEWLKRWKEFERDERTLTTHVPCADFFEIRDKALIAHATQIDPDGGWFRVPMDIQKEVWPTEEYELAKSLVDTSLPESDLFAGIRDNA; this is encoded by the coding sequence TTGACCGAGCAGCTGCGACTGATGGCCGTGCACGCCCACCCCGACGACGAGTCGAGCAAGGGTGCGGCCACCATGGCGAAGTATGTGTCCGAGGGGGTGGACGTGCTGGTCGTGACCTGCACGGGAGGCGAGCGCGGCTCCATCCTCAATCCCAAGCTCCAGGGCGACGCGTACATCGAGGAGAACATCCACGAGGTGCGCAAGAAGGAGATGGACGAGGCCCGGGAGATCCTGGGCGTCGAGCAGGAGTGGCTCGGCTTCGTCGACTCGGGTCTCCCCGAGGGCGACCCGCTGCCGCCGCTGCCCGAGGGGTGCTTCGCGCTGGAGGACGAGGAGAAGGCCGCGGGCCGGCTCGTCCGCAGCATCCGTGCGTTCCGGCCGCAGGTGATCACGACCTACGACGAGAACGGCGGGTACCCGCACCCCGACCACATCATGACGCACAAGATCACGATGATCGCCTTCGACGGTGCGGCGGACACCGAGCAGTACCCCGAGTCGGAGTTCGGCCCGGCCTGGCAGCCGCAGAAGCTCTACTACAACCAGGGCTTCAACCGGCCGCGCACGGTGGCGCTGCACGAGGCGCTGCTGTCCCGCGGCCTGGAGTCGCCGTACGGCGAGTGGCTGAAGCGCTGGAAGGAGTTCGAGCGCGACGAACGCACGCTGACCACGCACGTTCCGTGTGCGGACTTCTTCGAGATCCGTGACAAGGCGCTGATCGCGCACGCCACGCAGATCGATCCGGACGGCGGCTGGTTCCGGGTCCCGATGGACATCCAGAAGGAGGTCTGGCCGACCGAGGAGTACGAGCTGGCGAAGTCTCTCGTCGATACTTCCCTCCCCGAGAGCGACCTCTTCGCGGGCATCCGCGACAATGCCTGA
- a CDS encoding tetratricopeptide repeat protein, with the protein MRDSHRAEAERLLVRAVEEEVRRSGGRADAGTLTARGRAALDSLAAAADDEYAAYLQALDAAESGAQPLSQRFSRAALGTPLLVTGVAAVAAFGADVAFGTATGPALGAGAVVAVAGATATVAKVTASHWPAAHRRAGALGQPGGAEQLRLQWLAALEVRGIRPFIDQQRMLTASSRTPAKKVPPQSRTAPSLRGTDRSAAARTRSLLEQSFGHLPACDGPFAGRRTELAQIAQWVREARASTETKPTVVVLHGTPGSGRTTLAVRAAHSLKDLFRGACVVDLRGDVAGEAPLPTRDALLHLLNRLGAPREQLLFRDGAASPGGADPSARGRASAEQQVRRLSELYHQHLTGTPVTIVLDDAGDAAQVRTLIPERSDSLVLVTAREPLELPADIPARVHHLPVGALDAAGAEELLREAAETQEEGPYDSRATDTVAELCGGLPLALRIAGSSLGTRTPGTLATDLAGYGPVAPVERALWLRYTDQSEQARRLLRRLALAGRASLGAAAAAALLSADEQEAERLLKALAGAGLLTHVRGSRYRLHDLVRGFALARLRDEEEAADRTAAQERLIRNYAGLAGAVIRMVDGKMSTRAGQFGSHGFGSLDSALRWLDDESSFITSALRHAEGVDQGAVLDLLGALCDYCLLRGDLYRLGEISELTQAVDKGLLERSVQWRTGIAARQLGELDKARTTLSSVVGLYREAQNGAGTALALCSLGITLHHQGNLTEASARLREAIELQSSDEQAEDRAWSMHALAAVERDRARLAEALTLLDTALALHREGESLHGEAWTRFQLGQTLLRMGEVERAEDALRKALDLYGRTRDERGEAWALTQLARARLLDGDPAPAVEQLNRALERHRDNEDARGEAWTLFYLGQALEESGDTDRAVRQLERARTMFSRMRDVYGLACARHHSGRVTRDQQAARTGNLRNSGFARQLLMDARADFRRIGVAHGEAWTCLELALIDAGNNRAPQALELCGEAVELFESYGDARGGDWARFLRCTLLPYASPGGSEVGTVVAQQELAELLRAGHPARDGKLEDCAEAFAVVLNRGVDLEDGWQAWRLGMTPTRHAREVMGVPVPAAHGPSGD; encoded by the coding sequence ATGCGGGACAGCCATCGGGCCGAAGCCGAACGGCTGTTGGTGCGCGCCGTGGAGGAAGAGGTGCGGCGCTCGGGCGGCCGGGCCGACGCCGGCACGCTGACGGCGCGCGGGCGGGCCGCGCTGGATTCGCTGGCGGCCGCCGCGGACGACGAGTACGCCGCGTATCTCCAGGCGCTGGACGCGGCCGAGTCCGGGGCGCAGCCGCTGTCACAGCGGTTCAGCCGAGCCGCGCTGGGAACTCCCCTGCTCGTCACCGGAGTTGCCGCAGTCGCCGCCTTCGGCGCGGATGTCGCGTTCGGTACGGCGACGGGGCCGGCGCTCGGCGCGGGCGCCGTCGTCGCGGTCGCGGGGGCCACCGCCACCGTCGCCAAGGTCACCGCCTCGCACTGGCCCGCCGCCCACCGGCGGGCCGGGGCGCTCGGGCAGCCCGGCGGTGCCGAACAGCTGCGGCTGCAGTGGCTGGCGGCGCTGGAGGTGCGGGGCATCCGCCCCTTCATCGACCAGCAGCGGATGCTCACCGCCTCGTCCCGCACCCCGGCCAAGAAGGTCCCGCCGCAGTCGCGGACCGCCCCTTCGCTGCGCGGCACGGACCGCAGCGCGGCGGCCCGTACGCGCTCGCTCCTGGAGCAGTCGTTCGGCCATCTGCCCGCCTGTGACGGGCCGTTCGCGGGGCGGAGGACCGAACTGGCACAGATCGCCCAATGGGTGCGGGAGGCCCGCGCGTCGACGGAGACCAAGCCGACCGTCGTCGTCCTGCACGGCACGCCCGGCTCCGGGCGCACCACGCTCGCGGTGCGGGCCGCGCACAGCCTGAAGGACCTGTTCCGCGGCGCCTGCGTGGTCGACCTGCGCGGCGACGTGGCCGGCGAGGCGCCGCTGCCGACCCGTGACGCGCTGCTCCACCTGCTGAACCGGCTGGGCGCGCCCCGTGAGCAACTGCTGTTCCGGGACGGGGCGGCGTCCCCCGGCGGGGCGGACCCGTCGGCCCGGGGCAGGGCGTCCGCCGAGCAGCAGGTGCGGCGGCTGAGCGAGCTGTACCACCAGCACCTGACCGGCACGCCCGTGACGATCGTCCTCGACGACGCCGGCGACGCGGCGCAGGTGCGCACCCTGATCCCCGAGCGATCCGACAGCCTCGTCCTCGTCACCGCCCGCGAGCCCCTGGAGCTGCCGGCCGACATCCCCGCCCGGGTCCACCATCTGCCGGTCGGGGCGCTCGACGCGGCCGGCGCGGAGGAGCTGCTGCGCGAGGCGGCCGAGACCCAGGAGGAGGGGCCGTACGACTCCCGGGCGACGGACACCGTCGCCGAACTGTGCGGCGGGCTGCCGCTCGCGCTGCGCATCGCGGGCTCCTCGCTCGGGACACGCACCCCCGGCACCCTGGCCACCGACCTCGCCGGGTACGGTCCGGTCGCGCCGGTCGAGCGGGCGCTGTGGCTGCGCTACACCGACCAGTCCGAGCAGGCGCGGCGGCTGCTGCGCCGGCTCGCGCTGGCCGGGCGGGCGAGCCTCGGCGCCGCCGCGGCGGCGGCGCTGCTGTCCGCCGACGAGCAGGAGGCCGAGCGGCTGCTGAAGGCCCTGGCCGGGGCCGGGCTGCTGACCCACGTACGGGGCTCGCGCTACCGGCTGCACGACCTCGTACGGGGCTTCGCCCTGGCCCGGCTGCGGGACGAGGAGGAGGCGGCGGACCGTACCGCGGCGCAGGAGCGGCTGATCCGGAACTACGCGGGCCTGGCCGGTGCGGTGATCCGGATGGTGGACGGCAAGATGTCGACCCGGGCCGGGCAGTTCGGCTCGCACGGCTTCGGTTCGCTGGACTCGGCGCTGCGCTGGCTGGACGACGAGTCGAGCTTCATCACCTCCGCGCTGCGGCACGCCGAGGGCGTCGACCAGGGCGCCGTGCTGGACCTGCTGGGCGCGCTGTGCGACTACTGCCTGCTGCGCGGCGACCTCTACCGGCTGGGCGAGATCAGCGAGTTGACGCAGGCGGTGGACAAGGGGCTGCTGGAACGGTCCGTGCAGTGGCGTACCGGCATCGCGGCCCGTCAGCTCGGCGAGCTGGACAAGGCCCGTACCACCCTGTCGTCGGTCGTCGGCCTGTACCGCGAGGCGCAGAACGGGGCGGGTACGGCGCTGGCGCTCTGCTCGCTCGGCATCACCCTGCACCACCAGGGCAATCTGACCGAGGCGTCGGCGCGGCTGCGCGAGGCGATCGAGCTGCAGTCCTCCGACGAGCAGGCCGAGGACCGGGCCTGGTCGATGCACGCCCTGGCGGCCGTCGAACGCGACCGGGCCCGGCTCGCGGAGGCGCTGACCTTGCTGGACACCGCCCTGGCCCTGCACCGGGAGGGCGAGTCGCTGCACGGCGAGGCGTGGACCCGGTTCCAGCTCGGCCAGACCCTGCTGCGGATGGGCGAGGTGGAGCGGGCCGAGGACGCGTTGCGCAAGGCCCTGGACCTGTACGGCCGCACCCGTGACGAGCGGGGCGAGGCGTGGGCGCTGACCCAGCTGGCGCGTGCCCGGCTCCTGGACGGCGACCCGGCCCCGGCGGTGGAGCAGCTGAACCGGGCGCTGGAGCGGCACCGGGACAACGAGGACGCGCGCGGCGAGGCGTGGACGCTGTTCTACCTGGGCCAGGCCCTGGAGGAGAGCGGCGACACCGACCGGGCGGTCCGGCAGCTGGAGCGGGCCCGCACGATGTTCTCCCGGATGCGGGACGTGTACGGGCTGGCGTGCGCGCGCCACCACTCGGGCCGGGTCACCCGTGACCAGCAGGCGGCCCGGACCGGGAACCTGCGCAACTCCGGCTTCGCCCGCCAGCTCCTGATGGACGCCCGCGCCGACTTCCGGCGCATCGGGGTCGCCCACGGCGAGGCGTGGACGTGCCTGGAGCTGGCGCTGATCGACGCGGGCAACAACCGTGCCCCGCAGGCGCTGGAGCTGTGCGGCGAGGCGGTGGAGCTGTTCGAGTCCTACGGCGACGCGCGGGGCGGGGACTGGGCCCGTTTCCTGCGCTGCACACTGCTGCCCTACGCGTCACCGGGCGGCAGCGAGGTGGGCACGGTGGTGGCCCAGCAGGAACTGGCCGAGCTGCTGCGGGCCGGTCACCCGGCGCGCGACGGCAAGCTGGAGGACTGCGCGGAGGCGTTCGCGGTGGTGCTGAACCGCGGCGTCGACCTGGAGGACGGCTGGCAGGCATGGCGCCTGGGCATGACGCCGACGCGTCATGCCCGGGAGGTCATGGGCGTACCGGTCCCGGCCGCACACGGCCCGTCCGGCGACTGA